CATTTTTATATTTCATTTTATCTTTTTAGTTTGTTTCACAGAGCCAGAAAACCCCGAAAAATCAATGATTTTGGTTTATATTGCTTACTGTCTGTCTGGAGTTTGAATAATATATTAGAGCCAAGAAATGCCTATTTTACGGGCTTTCTTGGCTCTTTCTATGTCCGTTGACAATCAAATGACAATACTTTTTTAATATTATTGTAAATAATTTCTTTTTATTTAGCTGGGAATTGACTTTTCCAGTCTAAATAATCTTTTTCTGTAATCTCTTCATTTCTGAATTTCTGGTACATATCAGCCCATGCTCCAATATTATCCAGCATATTTAAAGAATCATGTCCTTTGTCTTTAAACATGAGTTGTGGTACGCCGGATTCATCCCGGTAGGCGTGCAGACCATATTGATCCTCTAAAGCAAATAATGCGTGCATGACACTAACATAAGTATCAAAGTTTGGATCAGACATGGCGTATGGACTGATCTTTAATGAGTTTGCTATTTTTTCCAATTGTTCTGATGATGGAAAACGATTCCCAAGTTCATAATTTCTAATTGCCGATTCGCTCAAGCCGGACATGATTGCCAATTCTTTCTGTGTATATCCTTGATCGATCCGGAATTTTCTTATTTTCTCACCTACTGTCATAAGAAAACACTCCTTTGCTGATTGTTACTTAAAAGTATAGCATAAACAGTTCAAAAATGAAATATAAAAATAAACCGTTCATTTTTGAAATTATTCTATTGACAGTACGGAAATGAAATGTTATGATGCATATACACCGTTCGATAATGAACTGGAAAAAGAAAGGAGGGATACAGATGGCTAGTAAATTATTTATATCAGCAAAAGAAGTAGCGAAAGAATTAGAAGTATCTGATTCCTATGCGTATCGTTTGATCCGTCAGTTAAATGCGGAATTGGAACAAAAAGGTTTCGTTGTTGTCAAAGGAAAAATCAGCCGTAAATATTTTGAAGAACGAGTTTACGGTATGAACGAAATGAAATAGCAGGAGGTGATGTTTTGACAGTAATCAAAAACCAAAAGTCAAATACTTACGAGGTAAGAACCTATTATAAGGACTGGACTGGCGTAAGAAAGCAGAAGACGAAAAGGGGATTTAAACGCAAATGTGATGCCCAGGAATGGGAAAGAGCGTTTAAATTAAAGGAGAATTTGAGTCTGGATATGTATTTTGAAGATTTTGTAGATCTTTATCTGAATGATATCAAATCCAGAATCAAATATAATACCTGGCTGACGAAAAAGCATATTGTAGAAAAAAAGATTCTCCCATATTTTTCGAAAAAGAAGTTGCAGGAAATAAAACCTTCCGATATTCGACAGTGGCAGAACACCATGATGAACTATCGAAATAAACAAGGAGAAGGCTATTCACAGGTCTATCTAAAGACCATCCATAATCAGCTGAGTGCAATTTTGAATCATGCAGTTAATTTCTATGATTTGAAAAGCAATGCTGCACGCAAGGCAGGATCTATGGGAAAAGAAAGAACAAAAGAGATGCTTTTCTGGACAAAAGAAGAGTATATGAAGTTCATTGAAGCGGTGGCGGATAAGCCAATCTCCTTTTATGCATTTGAAATCTTATATTGGTGTGGAGTGCGTATGGGAGAGTTGTTAGCACTGACACCGGCAGATTTCGATTTTCAGGCTTGTACTATCCGGATCAATAAGTCTTATCAAAGATTAGAGGGGAAGGATATTATTACGGATCCTAAGACTGTGAAGAGTAATCGTATGATCACCATGCCGGAATTTTTAAGCGAAGAATTAGAAGCGTATATAGGAATGCTGTATGGTTTAAATGAAAATGACAGGATATTCCAAATTTCAAAAAGCTATCTTCATCATGAAATGGATCGTGGTGTGAAGTTGTCAGGAGTGAAGAGAATACGAATCCATGATTTACGACATTCTCACGTGTCATTGTTGATTAATATGGGATATTCTGCGGTGGCAATTGGAGAAAGGGTAGGGCATGAAAGTGTGGAAATCACATATCGATATGCGCATTTATTCCCGACAATCCAAACAGAAATGGCGGAAAATCTAAATCAGGAAAGAGAGGAATATCTGGATGAGTGAAAAAAATAGGGATAACAAGAATCGGTGGCGTAATGTGACCATAGCGTTTCGAATGTCTCCGGAAGAAAATAAAGAGCTAGATTTAAGAGTAAAGATTTGTGGATACCAGACGAGACAAGAATATATCATTGAAAGTGTTTTACATCAAAAAGTCACAGCAGTAGGAAATCCGTTGATGTTAGTACAGTTTAGAAAACAGCTTCGAGGGATTGAAGAGGAACTAAAAAGGTTAACTACATTAGAGGATGCCGATGAAGAGTTGTTTACACCTATTCGAACAATGTTGGAGATATTAAATGCATTTGCAGAAGAAAGAAACTATGAAAGAAGGAAAAAAGAAAAAGCCCAGAAATAATCTGAGCAAGTTCCCTGATCATCAGAATAACTGATATATCACCTTAACAACTTGAGTATATAACAAAATTGTTGTTGCAACAATTGTTAAATTCTGTTTGCCAGGGACTTGCCCGGTTGGGCAGGAGGTGGAAATGGAAGATAATTATAGAGAAGTAAAAAAGGCAGAACCATGCCTGAAATTGATCCACATGGATCAGGTTGAAGTGGAAGAAATCGAATGGCTCTTTTATCCCTTCATACCATATGGGAAGGTCACCATTATTCAGGGAGATCCTGGAGAGGGGAAGACTACTGTGGTGTTGCAGATCATAGCAAAATTAACAAAAGGAGAAGCAATATTAAGTGAGACAAGCGAAGGAAAATCTGAAGAGACAGGTGTAGAGCCAATCAATGTGATTTATCAAACAGCTGAAGATGGACTGGGCGATACGATCAA
The DNA window shown above is from Blautia hansenii DSM 20583 and carries:
- a CDS encoding plasmid mobilization protein, encoding MSEKNRDNKNRWRNVTIAFRMSPEENKELDLRVKICGYQTRQEYIIESVLHQKVTAVGNPLMLVQFRKQLRGIEEELKRLTTLEDADEELFTPIRTMLEILNAFAEERNYERRKKEKAQK
- a CDS encoding helix-turn-helix domain-containing protein — translated: MTVGEKIRKFRIDQGYTQKELAIMSGLSESAIRNYELGNRFPSSEQLEKIANSLKISPYAMSDPNFDTYVSVMHALFALEDQYGLHAYRDESGVPQLMFKDKGHDSLNMLDNIGAWADMYQKFRNEEITEKDYLDWKSQFPAK
- a CDS encoding site-specific integrase codes for the protein MTVIKNQKSNTYEVRTYYKDWTGVRKQKTKRGFKRKCDAQEWERAFKLKENLSLDMYFEDFVDLYLNDIKSRIKYNTWLTKKHIVEKKILPYFSKKKLQEIKPSDIRQWQNTMMNYRNKQGEGYSQVYLKTIHNQLSAILNHAVNFYDLKSNAARKAGSMGKERTKEMLFWTKEEYMKFIEAVADKPISFYAFEILYWCGVRMGELLALTPADFDFQACTIRINKSYQRLEGKDIITDPKTVKSNRMITMPEFLSEELEAYIGMLYGLNENDRIFQISKSYLHHEMDRGVKLSGVKRIRIHDLRHSHVSLLINMGYSAVAIGERVGHESVEITYRYAHLFPTIQTEMAENLNQEREEYLDE